A single genomic interval of Brevibacillus brevis harbors:
- a CDS encoding fumarylacetoacetate hydrolase family protein, with protein MESVKNIYCIGRNYRLHAAELGNDVPTKPMIFDKPTHALAMANGEAIELPASRGELHYEAELVIHIARPYEAGVTLDEMIDKIALGIDFTLRDVQSELKKAGHPWLLAKGFKNSAILTPFHPFPGIHELHQTDFSLLKNGEQVQRGNLRDVIFDLQTIMAYISENLGLDQGDIIYTGTPAGVGPVTDGDVLTLKWGEETWGQFTANMK; from the coding sequence ATGGAGTCAGTCAAAAATATTTACTGTATCGGTCGAAACTATCGATTGCATGCTGCAGAGTTGGGGAACGATGTGCCAACCAAGCCAATGATCTTTGATAAGCCAACACATGCGCTTGCAATGGCAAATGGCGAGGCGATTGAGCTTCCGGCATCTCGTGGAGAGCTCCATTATGAGGCGGAGCTAGTGATTCACATCGCGAGACCGTATGAGGCTGGGGTTACACTTGACGAAATGATTGACAAAATAGCACTCGGAATCGACTTTACTTTGCGGGATGTTCAGAGCGAGCTGAAGAAAGCAGGGCATCCATGGTTGTTGGCAAAAGGGTTTAAAAATTCAGCAATTTTGACGCCGTTTCATCCTTTCCCTGGTATCCATGAGCTGCACCAAACGGATTTCTCCTTGCTGAAAAACGGAGAGCAAGTGCAACGCGGCAATCTGCGTGATGTGATTTTTGATTTGCAAACCATTATGGCCTATATTTCCGAAAATCTAGGTCTGGATCAAGGGGATATCATTTACACGGGTACGCCAGCGGGGGTAGGCCCAGTTACGGATGGAGATGTCCTGACTCTCAAGTGGGGAGAAGAGACCTGGGGACAGTTTACGGCGAACATGAAATAG
- a CDS encoding TetR/AcrR family transcriptional regulator: MSENSLPTPVLTKKGQETRKKILDAAEHVFGELGYYDASIVLITQHAQVSQGTFYNYFESKKAIYDELIRQLSRELRSTIKEAIMGATTQEENLRLGFLAFFRWIKHHRNMYSIIQQAALVDQELYRWYYAKLAAGYVRSLKNAMNEGAFREMDHETLAYCLMSIGQFIGMRWVYWENEDVPEEVLETAMSMIMKGIAAKP, translated from the coding sequence GTGTCAGAAAATAGTCTGCCTACCCCTGTTTTAACCAAAAAAGGACAGGAGACCCGCAAAAAAATACTGGATGCCGCAGAGCATGTGTTTGGTGAGCTGGGCTATTATGATGCGTCTATCGTCTTGATCACACAGCATGCACAGGTGTCCCAAGGAACGTTTTACAATTATTTTGAGTCGAAGAAAGCGATTTATGATGAATTGATCAGGCAGCTGAGCAGAGAGCTTCGTTCAACGATCAAAGAAGCGATCATGGGTGCGACCACACAAGAAGAGAATTTGCGCCTGGGATTTCTGGCCTTTTTTCGTTGGATTAAACATCATCGCAACATGTACAGCATTATTCAACAGGCTGCCCTCGTCGATCAGGAGCTGTATCGCTGGTATTACGCCAAATTGGCAGCGGGGTACGTACGAAGTCTGAAAAACGCTATGAACGAAGGTGCGTTTCGGGAGATGGATCATGAGACGCTGGCTTATTGTCTCATGTCGATCGGACAATTCATCGGGATGCGTTGGGTTTACTGGGAAAATGAAGACGTACCGGAAGAGGTGTTAGAAACAGCCATGTCGATGATTATGAAAGGGATTGCTGCCAAGCCGTAA
- a CDS encoding substrate-binding domain-containing protein, with protein MSVVLVVGCSQNESASSGSNTIKVGVLASLTGPLESYGKQTARGFELGLDYATEGKREIAGKKIEFVVEDTETKPDVAVQKATKLLETDKVDFLVGSSSSGDTLAVLPLAEEYKKIMVVEPAVADSITGKNWNKYIFRTGRNSSQDAVAGAAAIASKGTKIATMAQDSAYGREGIEAFKTASEKLGAVIIEEQYVDTNTTDFTANIQKIISAKPEYVFITWAGSNSPWKQLQDMQVQQKGIKVSTGAPDIAALKTMEAMIGMEGFSVYYHSLPKTKMNDWLIDEHKKRFHGEIPDLFTAGGMTAAVAIVEALKKTNADTDSEKLIATMEGMTFDTPKGQMQFRAEDHQALQTLYAIKLEKKDGVDHPVPVLVREMTMEETAPPVRNQK; from the coding sequence ATGTCAGTCGTGCTTGTTGTTGGTTGCAGTCAAAATGAAAGCGCTTCATCTGGTAGTAATACGATCAAGGTAGGTGTACTCGCTTCCCTTACGGGGCCATTGGAGAGCTACGGCAAGCAGACGGCAAGAGGTTTTGAGCTCGGACTCGATTATGCAACTGAGGGCAAGCGAGAGATCGCTGGTAAAAAGATCGAGTTTGTCGTGGAAGATACGGAGACGAAGCCGGATGTTGCCGTCCAAAAAGCGACGAAGCTTTTGGAGACGGACAAGGTAGATTTTCTCGTAGGCTCCTCGAGCTCAGGCGATACGCTAGCTGTCCTTCCCCTGGCAGAGGAGTACAAAAAAATCATGGTTGTAGAACCGGCTGTAGCAGATAGTATCACCGGGAAAAACTGGAACAAGTACATTTTCCGCACAGGTCGAAATTCTTCGCAGGACGCAGTTGCTGGTGCTGCGGCGATTGCTTCCAAAGGAACGAAGATCGCGACGATGGCCCAAGATAGCGCCTACGGTCGAGAAGGGATCGAAGCCTTTAAGACCGCGTCTGAAAAATTAGGGGCTGTCATCATCGAAGAGCAATACGTGGACACGAACACGACTGATTTTACAGCCAACATCCAAAAAATCATCAGCGCCAAACCCGAATATGTGTTCATCACGTGGGCAGGCTCGAACTCCCCGTGGAAACAGCTTCAAGATATGCAGGTTCAGCAAAAAGGCATCAAGGTATCTACGGGAGCACCTGATATCGCTGCCTTGAAAACGATGGAGGCTATGATCGGAATGGAAGGTTTCTCGGTGTATTACCATTCGCTCCCGAAAACGAAAATGAACGATTGGCTCATCGATGAGCACAAGAAGCGTTTTCATGGCGAGATTCCAGATTTATTTACGGCAGGTGGGATGACAGCAGCCGTAGCGATTGTGGAAGCACTGAAAAAGACCAACGCTGATACAGATTCGGAAAAGCTGATTGCTACGATGGAAGGCATGACCTTTGATACGCCGAAGGGCCAGATGCAGTTCCGGGCGGAGGACCATCAGGCACTGCAAACGTTGTACGCGATCAAACTGGAGAAAAAAGACGGAGTCGATCATCCTGTGCCTGTACTCGTCCGGGAGATGACGATGGAAGAGACAGCACCACCTGTCAGGAACCAGAAGTAG
- a CDS encoding 3-oxoacyl-ACP synthase: MNHFDANTIHEQTIGVEATSVFFPEGVETAERLAEKTGIPTRVIIEKFGLYQKHVADDTLHASDLAVLAAQQLTESVIDPSEIDVIIYFGSPHKDYYVWSSAPKITYELKATNAYGFEMMNVSSCFPIALKVAKDMLTADASIENILLVAGCKESQIVDYDNPRSRFMFNFADGGTAALVKRGATKSKILHSCVITDGSFHDDIRVPAGGSRHQPSHETVENRLHYIDVPNPVDMKERLDPISIPNFVHVVEQALAKSNRSLQDLKLLLPLHTKRSMFLELLERLQLREEQAVYLDHYGHLSALDPCIGLHVAQQEGRLAPGDIVVAVSAGTGYTWAATVLEWLAESQ; encoded by the coding sequence ATGAATCATTTTGATGCAAATACGATTCACGAGCAGACCATCGGAGTGGAAGCGACGTCCGTATTTTTTCCAGAGGGAGTAGAAACAGCCGAGCGATTGGCTGAAAAGACAGGAATCCCCACAAGAGTCATTATCGAAAAATTCGGTCTTTATCAAAAGCATGTCGCAGATGATACCCTTCATGCATCAGACCTCGCTGTGCTCGCTGCCCAACAGCTAACCGAATCGGTGATTGATCCATCTGAGATTGACGTGATTATTTACTTCGGCAGTCCGCACAAAGATTACTATGTATGGTCCAGCGCACCGAAGATTACATACGAACTTAAAGCAACAAACGCATACGGTTTCGAGATGATGAACGTCAGCTCGTGCTTTCCAATCGCCTTGAAGGTTGCCAAAGATATGCTGACGGCAGATGCATCCATTGAAAACATCTTGCTGGTTGCTGGCTGTAAGGAATCACAAATCGTCGATTACGACAATCCTCGCTCACGCTTCATGTTTAATTTTGCAGATGGGGGGACAGCGGCTCTCGTAAAGCGAGGTGCGACAAAGAGCAAAATTCTCCACAGCTGTGTCATTACCGATGGTTCTTTTCACGATGATATAAGGGTTCCCGCAGGCGGCTCGAGGCACCAACCTAGTCATGAAACGGTGGAAAACAGACTCCACTACATCGATGTGCCGAATCCGGTCGATATGAAAGAACGACTTGATCCCATCTCGATACCGAATTTTGTTCATGTAGTAGAGCAGGCATTGGCAAAAAGCAACCGTTCCTTGCAGGATTTGAAGCTGCTGCTTCCTTTGCACACAAAGCGTTCGATGTTCTTGGAGCTGTTGGAACGTTTGCAACTTCGCGAGGAGCAGGCTGTCTATCTCGATCATTACGGGCATTTGTCTGCACTCGATCCGTGTATTGGACTACATGTCGCACAGCAAGAGGGACGTCTGGCTCCAGGGGATATTGTCGTAGCTGTCAGTGCTGGAACTGGCTATACGTGGGCTGCAACGGTACTGGAATGGTTAGCCGAATCGCAATGA
- a CDS encoding o-succinylbenzoate--CoA ligase — MHGIAYWIEKRARITPTRIAVIANDQSLTYQQMNEQIQRLANYLRHELQVKKGDRIGILSQNSLEYVLLLFAIAKLGAIAVPFNIRLTPAELDYQFEDSGIRVLCAQPEFAATIELIKAKASIAHMIWLEPGELPCNQDDPSESSQHSRTEADDGSGDDPYIICYTSGTTGKPKGAVLTQENMFWNAVHNVAALDLTSEDCSIVLLPLFHIGGIGLFAFPTWLAGGRVVIAGKFDPDRAIQLMETHRVTIVMGVPAIHEAIRQSPLFATTSFDSVRWFYNGGAPCPMELIQHFQERGLPFGQGYGLTETSPTVFMIAKEDAKRKAGSIGKPVMFCEVRLISDDGKDVGQGEIGELLVKGPNVMKEYWNRPEETAKTIRDGWLYTGDLARFDEEGFAYIVGRRKDMIISGGENIYPLELEQVIGELDGVQEAAVVGIPDEKWGEVAKAFIVPKSGAVITEAHIKVHCEQRLAKYKIPKSFVFLTELPRNATGKIVKQALTRLKSDSITQ, encoded by the coding sequence ATGCACGGAATTGCTTATTGGATTGAAAAGCGAGCCCGAATCACTCCGACGCGGATCGCAGTGATTGCCAACGATCAATCACTTACGTATCAGCAAATGAATGAGCAGATCCAACGTCTTGCCAACTATTTACGGCATGAGCTACAGGTCAAAAAGGGAGACAGGATCGGCATTTTGTCCCAGAACAGTTTGGAGTATGTGCTCTTGCTGTTTGCCATCGCCAAACTCGGTGCGATTGCCGTCCCCTTTAATATCCGCTTGACCCCTGCCGAATTAGACTATCAGTTTGAGGATAGTGGTATCCGTGTGTTATGTGCCCAGCCGGAATTCGCTGCCACGATTGAGCTGATCAAGGCGAAGGCCAGTATTGCGCACATGATATGGCTGGAACCGGGAGAGCTCCCTTGTAACCAGGATGACCCGAGTGAGTCATCCCAGCACAGTAGGACCGAGGCAGATGACGGCAGTGGAGATGATCCATACATCATTTGCTATACATCAGGAACGACAGGAAAGCCAAAGGGAGCAGTGCTCACCCAAGAAAATATGTTTTGGAACGCCGTACACAATGTAGCCGCGCTTGATCTCACCTCAGAAGACTGCTCGATTGTCTTATTGCCACTCTTTCATATCGGGGGAATCGGACTGTTTGCCTTCCCAACATGGCTTGCTGGCGGTCGCGTTGTTATCGCCGGGAAGTTCGACCCTGATAGAGCAATTCAATTAATGGAAACACACCGAGTCACCATCGTGATGGGTGTGCCCGCCATTCATGAAGCCATTCGTCAAAGTCCCTTATTTGCTACCACATCATTCGATTCCGTCCGTTGGTTTTACAACGGCGGCGCTCCATGCCCCATGGAACTCATCCAGCATTTTCAGGAGCGAGGCCTCCCTTTTGGACAAGGATACGGCCTAACAGAAACATCCCCCACCGTGTTTATGATTGCGAAGGAAGATGCAAAAAGAAAAGCCGGCTCAATCGGCAAGCCCGTTATGTTTTGTGAAGTCCGCCTGATCTCGGATGACGGAAAAGACGTGGGTCAGGGCGAAATCGGAGAACTGCTCGTCAAAGGTCCGAATGTGATGAAGGAGTACTGGAACAGACCAGAAGAAACAGCCAAGACCATCCGGGATGGCTGGCTGTACACAGGGGATTTGGCGCGTTTTGATGAAGAAGGGTTCGCCTATATCGTAGGCAGGCGCAAAGATATGATTATCTCAGGCGGGGAGAACATTTATCCGTTGGAGCTGGAGCAGGTCATCGGTGAGCTGGATGGCGTTCAGGAAGCCGCAGTCGTCGGTATACCCGATGAAAAATGGGGAGAGGTCGCGAAGGCGTTTATTGTGCCCAAATCAGGTGCAGTCATCACGGAAGCACACATCAAAGTACACTGTGAGCAAAGACTGGCGAAGTATAAAATCCCGAAGTCATTCGTGTTTTTAACCGAGCTGCCACGCAATGCAACAGGGAAAATCGTCAAGCAAGCATTGACCAGATTGAAGAGCGATTCCATTACGCAATGA
- a CDS encoding MaoC family dehydratase, with protein MARFAIGEQASFSRTITETDIVLFAGMSGDYNPVHIDQQYAKDTRFGQRISHGLLTASMLSRLLGMQLPGIGSIYKEQTIQFTAPVLIGDTITATATVLEYQEERGIIRLLTECANQHGKVVLTGTATMLVPREGAKV; from the coding sequence ATGGCGAGATTTGCAATAGGGGAACAAGCATCTTTTAGTAGAACGATTACGGAAACAGATATCGTCCTATTTGCGGGAATGAGTGGGGATTACAATCCGGTGCACATCGACCAACAGTACGCAAAAGACACGCGGTTTGGCCAGCGTATCTCACATGGACTGTTGACGGCGAGCATGTTGTCCAGATTGCTCGGGATGCAGTTGCCTGGCATCGGTTCCATTTACAAGGAGCAAACCATTCAGTTTACGGCTCCGGTATTGATTGGAGACACGATCACTGCGACCGCCACCGTGTTGGAATATCAGGAAGAGCGGGGGATAATCCGCTTGCTTACGGAATGTGCGAATCAACATGGAAAAGTAGTTCTGACTGGAACAGCGACGATGCTCGTACCGAGGGAAGGAGCGAAAGTATGA
- a CDS encoding VanW family protein, translating into MKKVRHWPIATVALVFSLGMNYAPEHAMALQVDPLSPAIDLQEKLQEKYVEKMDLKEEEVLGFYYSSMKNSTDARKHNIKQALSKIHNEKIKPQQVFSFNEIVGNSNLSEDGWQKAGVIQNGQLADDYGGGICQVSSTLYNAAAEAGMIMVERHNHSKSVGYVPLGQDATVAYGYKDFKFTNLYDFPVKIKAKSYDDEHIVIAIIRA; encoded by the coding sequence GTTCTCACTAGGTATGAACTACGCGCCTGAGCATGCAATGGCGTTACAAGTAGACCCGTTATCTCCTGCGATCGACTTGCAGGAAAAGTTACAGGAAAAGTATGTGGAGAAGATGGACCTCAAGGAAGAGGAGGTTCTCGGGTTTTATTACTCTTCGATGAAAAACAGCACAGATGCGCGTAAACATAACATCAAGCAAGCATTGAGCAAGATTCATAATGAAAAAATCAAGCCGCAACAGGTGTTTTCTTTCAATGAAATAGTGGGAAATTCGAATTTGTCTGAGGATGGTTGGCAAAAGGCCGGCGTTATTCAGAATGGCCAGCTCGCCGATGACTATGGAGGCGGGATTTGTCAGGTTTCCAGCACGCTTTACAATGCCGCTGCTGAAGCGGGGATGATCATGGTGGAACGGCATAACCACAGCAAATCAGTAGGATACGTACCTCTGGGTCAAGATGCTACAGTAGCCTATGGTTATAAGGATTTTAAATTCACCAACCTGTATGATTTCCCTGTGAAAATTAAAGCAAAATCATACGATGACGAACATATTGTGATTGCGATCATACGTGCGTAA
- a CDS encoding C40 family peptidase, with protein sequence MTKRDWVMKSTVAVMLSTSLLMGGQAGVVAAKTQDSKQSEVANIATSLIGKDYEYKAKGPKQFGSAELATYAYKQVGISIGSTISSLYKTGTKVSEKSVVPGDLVFFASSGSGSPTFMGIYIGSDQFVYSSKGEDEVVVKKYSEYSNKFVGARRVIDSNSSENTPSKPEKPVSNIADQVIKNGEKYMGTKYKYGSSSSTTKTFDCSSFTQRVFKEAGITLPRDSRQQSTVGKSVSKSNLQKGDLIFMKASVTSSSDRITHVAIYAGDGKILHTYGSPGVTYSKYDGTNWEKRTVKIKRVI encoded by the coding sequence GTGACGAAACGAGATTGGGTAATGAAGTCAACAGTAGCAGTCATGCTGAGTACGTCCCTGTTAATGGGTGGTCAAGCTGGAGTAGTGGCCGCTAAGACACAAGATTCAAAACAGTCAGAGGTTGCAAATATTGCTACTTCTTTGATCGGGAAGGATTACGAGTACAAAGCAAAGGGACCGAAGCAATTCGGATCAGCGGAGCTGGCTACGTATGCTTACAAACAAGTAGGGATTTCCATCGGGAGCACAATCTCTAGCCTGTACAAGACTGGGACGAAAGTATCCGAAAAAAGCGTGGTGCCAGGAGATTTGGTGTTCTTCGCTTCTAGCGGAAGCGGCAGCCCAACCTTTATGGGAATATACATAGGCAGTGATCAATTCGTTTATTCTTCGAAAGGGGAAGACGAGGTAGTTGTAAAAAAATATTCGGAGTACAGCAACAAATTTGTAGGGGCTCGTCGTGTTATTGATAGCAATTCCTCAGAGAATACGCCTAGCAAGCCAGAAAAGCCGGTAAGCAATATTGCCGACCAAGTCATTAAAAATGGCGAAAAGTATATGGGCACAAAATACAAATACGGGTCTAGCAGCAGTACGACCAAAACATTCGATTGCTCTTCCTTTACACAACGCGTGTTTAAAGAAGCGGGCATTACATTGCCGCGCGATTCCCGCCAGCAATCTACTGTGGGGAAATCTGTTTCCAAGAGCAATCTGCAAAAAGGTGATCTGATCTTCATGAAGGCATCGGTAACCAGTTCTTCTGATCGGATTACACACGTAGCTATTTATGCAGGCGATGGGAAAATCCTGCACACGTACGGTAGTCCTGGTGTGACTTATTCCAAGTACGATGGTACGAATTGGGAAAAGCGCACAGTTAAAATCAAGCGCGTCATTTAA